From Triticum urartu cultivar G1812 chromosome 2, Tu2.1, whole genome shotgun sequence, a single genomic window includes:
- the LOC125535375 gene encoding probable LRR receptor-like serine/threonine-protein kinase At3g47570, with product MAPQVFRTQSLIVPSHHALSLLCAILVFLSSNTIIFTSAQASNKSESDRQALLCFKDGISGDPLGVLRSWRNDSLNFCSWRGVTCSMTLPIRVVSIQFSSARLTGTLSRCIAGLSSLKKMELSSNQFSGRIPDKIGDLRSLQTLNLVGNNLVGNIPLSLGTAASLRYVNLANNSLSGAIPDSLANSSSLSAMILSRNNLAGVIPANLFNSSKLRLVDLRSNALSGPIPHFQKMDALRFLNLTGNSLSGTIPASLGNVSSLRSLLLAQNNLAGSIPETLGQIPNLRMLDLSYNSLSGYIPATLYNVSSLTLFSLGSNEFGGEIPSEIGHSFPNLKTLQMEGNHFHGSIPDSLSNMSKLQVLDLSSNSLSGVVPSLGSLANLSHVHLGNNKLKAGDWAFLVSLTNCSQLLRLSVDGNILNGNLPKAVGNLSIKLERLNFGRNQISGNIPAEIGNLVNLALLDMGQNMLSGQIPLTVWNLRNLFVLKLCINKLSGKVPSTVGNLAQLSELYLHDNELSGAIPANIGQCQRLLLLDLSFNHLDGSIPVELLNISSLALALDLSNNNLAGLIPPQIGNLINLGLLRVSNNKLSGELPSALGLCVTLVSLDMKGNMFSGIIPQSFSALKGIQRIDLSGNNLTGQVPQFFGNFSSLNYIDISYNKFEGPIPTGGIFGNSTAVFLHGNAGLCETASAIFGLPICPTTSATKRKINTRLLLIIAPPITIAVFSLLCVAVTVMKGTKTQPSENFMETMKRVSYSDILKATNWFSLVNRISLSHTASVYIGRFEFDTDLVAIKVFHLSEQGSRNSFFTECEVLKHTRHRNLVQAVTLCSTVDFEGNEFKAIVYEFMANGSLDMWIHPRPHRGSPRRLLSLGQRISIAADVAAALDYVHNQLTPPLIHCDLKPGNVLLDYDMTSRIGDFGSAKFLSSGIGGAEGLAGVRGTIGYIAPEYGMGCKISTGYDVYSFGVLLLEMLTAIRPTDALCGDALSLHKYVGLAFPDRIVEVLDPHMPSEEDVAAFSLHMQKYIMPLFSIGLVCTMDSPKDRPGMHDVCARIVAIKQAFVETL from the exons ATGGCTCCTCAAGTTTTTCGCACCCAATCTCTAATTGTTCCTTCCCACCATGCACTCTCTCTTCTCTGCGCCATCCTTGTATTTCTGTCCTCCAACACAATAATATTCACATCAGCACAAGCTAGCAACAAATCTGAGAGTGACCGGCAAGCCCTTCTCTGCTTCAAAGATGGCATCTCTGGGGACCCTCTCGGTGTTCTCAGATCGTGGCGCAATGACTCACTCAACTTCTGCAGCTGGCGGGGGGTCACCTGCAGCATGACCCTCCCAATCCGTGTTGTGTCCATACAATTCAGTTCTGCACGGCTCACAGGAACACTATCCAGATGCATAGCAGGCCTTAGTTCTCTAAAGAAGATGGAGCTTTCAAGTAATCAATTTTCTGGACGCATACCTGACAAGATAGGTGACCTCCGGAGCCTCCAAACTCTGAATCTTGTGGGCAACAACCTTGTAGGTAACATCCCTCTGTCATTAGGTACAGCTGCATCTCTTAGATATGTGAACCTTGCAAACAATTCTCTTAGCGGAGCTATCCCTGATTCCTTAGCAAATAGTTCGTCACTCAGTGCGATGATCCTCTCACGGAACAACTTAGCTGGGGTGATCCCAGCTAATTTGTTCAACTCATCCAAACTTCGTCTTGTTGACCTCCGGTCGAATGCTCTCTCCGGGCCTATCCCACATTTCCAAAAGATGGACGCTCTGCGATTTCTTAATCTTACAGGGAATTCACTTTCTGGTACTATACCAGCATCTTTGGGCAATGTTTCATCATTGCGTTCCCTCCTGCTAGCACAAAACAACTTAGCAGGATCAATTCCAGAAACTTTGGGTCAAATTCCAAACCTTAGAATGCTAGATCTAAGTTACAATAGCTTGTCGGGGTATATCCCAGCCACACTCTACAATGTGTCATCACTCACACTCTTTAGCCTAGGCAGCAACGAATTTGGTGGAGAGATACCTTCTGAAATTGGCCACTCATTTCCAAATCTCAAAACATTGCAAATGGAAGGCAACCATTTTCATGGATCAATACCAGATTCTCTGAGCAACATGTCAAAGCTGCAAGTGCTTGATCTTTCAAGCAACTCGCTGTCTGGCGTGGTGCCATCTCTAGGATCCTTGGCAAACTTGAGTCATGTGCATCTAGGAAATAATAAACTCAAAGCTGGTGACTGGGCGTTCCTTGTCTCTCTCACCAATTGCTCTCAGTTGTTAAGATTATCAGTGGATGGGAATATACTGAATGGAAATTTGCCAAAAGCAGTAGGCAACCTTTCAATAAAGCTGGAGCGGTTAAATTTTGGAAGAAACCAAATTTCTGGAAACATACCAGCCGAGATAGGCAACCTTGTAAACCTCGCTCTACTTGACATGGGCCAGAACATGCTCTCAGGACAAATTCCCCTGACAGTTTGGAACTTGAGGAACTTGTTCGTCCTAAAACTATGCATAAACAAGCTGTCAGGTAAAGTTCCATCAACCGTTGGTAATCTTGCTCAACTCAGCGAGCTTTATCTTCATGACAATGAGTTGTCTGGAGCCATACCGGCAAATATAGGACAATGCCAAAGGTTGCTTTTGCTGGACTTGTCATTTAACCATCTTGATGGATCTATACCAGTTGAACTCCTCAATATTTCTTCCCTTGCCTTGGCTTTGGACTTGTCAAACAATAACCTGGCAGGGTTGATACCACCGCAAATTGGTAACTTGATCAATCTTGGGTTACTACGTGTTTCCAACAACAAATTATCTGGTGAACTTCCTTCTGCACTTGGCCTGTGTGTTACATTGGTATCCCTTGACATGAAAGGGAACATGTTTAGTGGAATTATTCCTCAGTCTTTCAGTGCTTTGAAGGGCATACAGCGAATAGATCTGTCTGGGAACAATTTAACTGGTCAAGTTCCACAGTTTTTTGGGAACTTCAGCAGCTTAAATTATATTGATATATCATACAACAAATTTGAAGGGCCAATCCCGACTGGTGGTATATTTGGAAATTCAACTGCAGTGTTCCTGCATGGTAACGCAGGATTATGTGAAACAGCTTCTGCCATATTTGGACTGCCCATTTGCCCCACCACCTCAGCAACAAAAAGGAAGATCAATACACGCTTGCTGCTGATAATAGCTCCACCAATTACTATTGCTGTGTTCTCATTATTATGTGTTGCTGTCACTGTTATGAAAGGGACCAAAACTCAACCATCTGAAAACTTCATGGAGACAATGAAGAGGGTGTCATACAGTGACATTCTTAAAGCCACCAATTGGTTCTCTCTGGTCAACCGGATCAGCTTGAGTCATACAGCATCAGTCTACATTGGTCGGTTTGAGTTTGATACAGATCTAGTGGCAATCAAGGTATTCCATCTCAGCGAGCAAGGTTCGAGAAATAGCTTTTTCACCGAGTGCGAAGTGCTAAAACACACCCGCCACCGCAATCTGGTTCAAGCTGTCACCCTGTGCTCCACGGTAGATTTTGAGGGCAATGAATTCAAGGCTATTGTATACGAGTTCATGGCAAACGGTAGCCTGGACATGTGGATACATCCGAGGCCTCACCGAGGCAGCCCAAGGAGGCTGCTAAGCTTGGGTCAGCGGATAAGTATTGCTGCTGATGTGGCTGCTGCTCTGGACTATGTACACAACCAGCTGACACCTCCTTTGATCCACTGCGACTTGAAGCCAGGCAATGTTCTGCTGGACTACGACATGACCTCACGCATCGGTGACTTCGGGTCCGCCAAGTTTCTCTCTTCAGGTATTGGTGGGGCAGAAGGCTTGGCTGGTGTCAGAGGAACGATTGGATATATCGCACCTG AATACGGGATGGGATGCAAAATATCGACAGGCTATGACGTGTACAGCTTCGGGGTGCTGCTACTGGAGATGCTCACGGCAATTCGACCAACGGACGCACTATGCGGCGACGCTCTCAGCCTTCACAAGTATGTTGGCCTAGCCTTCCCTGACAGAATCGTTGAAGTTCTAGATCCCCATATGCCATCCGAGGAGGATGTGGCGGCCTTTTCCCTGCATATGCAAAAGTACATTATGCCTTTGTTCAGCATTGGCCTGGTGTGCACCATGGACTCACCGAAAGATAGACCAGGGATGCATGATGTTTGTGCCAGGATTGTTGCCATCAAACAGGCATTTGTTGAGACCTTGTGA